In the Flavobacterium pallidum genome, one interval contains:
- a CDS encoding RNA polymerase sigma factor, whose amino-acid sequence MDINTDNHGVLCEPAAFRRVFDAHYKMLRNFLVFRYRDADLADDVAQNAFVKLWENCSILKNEQAKSFLFTTAIRLSLNQIKHKKVVSNFQVNFVPKTADGESPQFLMEETEFKNKLENAISNLPDRQREVFLLNRFENQSYTEIAETLGLSVKAIEKRMHQALITLRKTTTNI is encoded by the coding sequence ATGGATATAAATACAGACAATCACGGGGTTTTATGTGAACCGGCTGCTTTCCGGCGGGTTTTTGATGCCCATTATAAAATGCTGAGGAATTTCCTGGTTTTCAGGTACCGGGATGCTGACCTGGCCGATGATGTCGCGCAGAATGCTTTCGTGAAATTATGGGAAAATTGCAGCATATTGAAGAACGAGCAGGCGAAAAGCTTTTTGTTTACAACAGCCATCAGGCTTTCGCTGAACCAGATTAAACATAAGAAAGTCGTCAGTAATTTCCAGGTAAATTTTGTGCCAAAAACAGCCGACGGCGAATCACCGCAATTCCTGATGGAGGAAACAGAGTTCAAAAATAAACTCGAAAATGCCATAAGCAACCTGCCCGACAGGCAACGTGAGGTGTTCCTGTTGAATCGTTTTGAAAACCAATCGTATACAGAAATCGCGGAAACATTGGGATTATCTGTAAAAGCCATCGAAAAGCGGATGCACCAGGCGTTAATCACCTTGCGGAAGACAACAACTAATATTTGA